The DNA sequence CCCTGTGTAGATTGTCACTAACATATTGTATATGTAAACACAGTCTTGTAAGATCTTATATTCTAACTTTCTAATTTGTGGTTTGTAATGTCTGTACTCATACTTCCAATACTTATGCCATTCAGTAGGATAACAGCATGTTATAGCATGTTATAATATAATTATGACATGTTAATTATGCCATATAAAgttttataaatgcattatgGATACAGAAAAGTCTTACTCAATTGTCAAAAGTCTTACTCCTACTTAATAGTGAGCTGTTGTAGGACAGACTGTATTGTTTCTTATAGAACATAAAAATCATTTCCAGGATGAATAATAGCCATTCATGGGATCTGTTGTGAAAAATTAGTTTTTACGAACATGTACCCAAAAGTGAATTTGTGACCAGAACGCACTGCATACAAGTTGCAATGCCTTATGAAATACTTATCTTAATGTTACCACTGTTCATATACTTTCAGATCTTCACGAGGATCCTAAGGAGTCTGAACCTCCCAGTGGGCTCTAACCAGACACTTGTTTCCCGATACCAGACCAATGCCTATGACATCACTTATGTTGTCACTTGGGTTACAGCACTTCTGGTTAGTAGTGCTTACTTTCTAGGTGCAGGACAGGGAGGCAAAATTCATTACAGAACAACTACCACTACACAATGAattttacaatgtgtgtgtgtgtgtgtgtgtgtgtgtgtgtgtgtgtgtgtgtgtgtgtgtgtgtgtgtgtgtgcgtgtgtgtgcgtctcagGGAGGGCCTAGCAAGAAAGCACAGACTCAGCTGACTGGCCTTTTCAACAGTATTACCTCTTTCTATCATCCATCTAACCATGGGCGATGGCTGGTGAGTGTCTGAGTTTATTAAAGTAATCTCAGTACATATGATTAAGGACATGAACCCCTTAAGGGTTAAGACTGGCTTCCACTTTGGCATGTTTGTAACAAAGACAGACACCGATCGGAGTTCACATTCCATTCAGACACTATGCACAAGTAGtttattcatatacataaaTCAATCAGTCAGTGGAGACATGCCAACACTCCCTGTAGCTTTGTCATTTTCCCTTGACTATGTCAACATGTGATCAAGCTAAAGGGAGAGTGTTGTGCATGACTGAACACTAAGGCATATTCAGCGCATCCAGGGTTCTCTTCCCACAGTTCTCATGGACCATAGCCTGAGTAGCactcacaaagcagctttacagatgtatggttccagatccctaatgaacAAGCCAGTGGAAACAGTGAGAAGAAAAAAGTCCCTGGgcagaattaaggaagaaaccttgggaggagcAAGATTGAAGAGGGACCCAGCCTCCTTGGTCAACCCAACCTATAAGGAGGCCATGCTAtactacattatatatagtcTATGTAGCCAGTTCAGTATAGGTGTGCTTCTCCAGAGGGTTTAGGGTTGGCAAGCTGTTCGGCATCTATTGGAGTAGTGGTGTTAACTGCAGAGAATGTTATTGTATGCTTATTTGGCTGTAGAAGCAGTGACATCTATGATTGCtatgtaaatcattttaaaaaagaagcacGAACTTTTACCTATAAAGGTACACTGGTGCAGTCACTGTCACTGGTGCAATCACTTTCACTGATACAGTCACTTTCCCTTGCATAGTTACTGTCACAGGTCTTTTCACGGGCACCGTAAAaacccaaaaatgtaaatgttaaaaaaaaaaaaggtaccaCAGTGGCACTCCCTGTATCTTGATTCGGtttaacaaacaatacatcGTGCAAACCTTCAGTGACGTGTTCCTGCTCTCCCTCGCCCAGATGAAGCTGATGAAACTCCTGCAGCGACTGCCTGCCTGCGTGGTGCGACGGCTGCACCGTGAACGCTACCGCAAGGCCACGTGGCTAGAGCCTGTCCCCGAGAGCCACCGGCTCAGCGAGCAGGACATCACTGAATTTGTGGCTAGCATGAAGCAGCCCGTCATACTTGCCATGTTCAGCAAGACAGGCAGTCTGGATGCAGCGCAGGCCCTGCAGAACCTGGCTCTGCTAAGGCCCGAACTCGTCATACCCCCGGTgctggagaggtgaggaggtctgtgtgtgtgtgtgtgtgtgtgtgtgtgtgtgtgtgtgtgtgtgtgtgtgtgtgtgtgtgtgcgtgcgtggtgcTGGATGAGGAGAGGtctgtgtacatatgtatgtgtgtgtgtgtgtgtatgtgtgtatattgctGCATGAGGTGAGTAGGCctgcgtgcttgtgtgtatgaatgaaaaGCCTTCTGACATTTTGTCTATATTTTTTCAATGAGAGCCAAACTGAACAAGCTCTTCATAGACATTATTCTATGTTAGTATAACCTGCCTCTTCCCTCTTCTGTCTCCCTGAAGGACATATCCAGCCCTGGAGACATTGACAGAGCCACACCAACTTACGGCCACTCTGAGCTGCATGATCGCCGTGGCCCGGAGCCTGGTGGCGGAGGGCCAGCGTTTTCCTGAGGggcccacacacatgctgcccCTGCTCATGAGGGCACTGCCTGGTGTCGACCCCAACGATTTCAGCAAGTGCATGGTTAGGAGATGTCCATGCACTTGCTAAATAGCTGTATGGTAGGAGTAGCTATATGGAGGAGTAGCTATATAGAGGAGTAGCTATATGAAGGCAAGTGCGTGCAAAATGCAAGAGTCACCTTTGGACTTCGTAGTTTACTTTGGATTTTTCTATGCCATAGAAGCCTGTCTTGACTGCAGTGGTTTTGGGAGAAGTACACATTTGTTTCAAGttaatcatttttatctttGTGGGCATAGTGACATTACCATAAAAATGTTCCTTAGATAAAAAATCTGCATTGTATATGTTTaaaatttaagttttatttaaagttaAGTTTTTTTCCAACTTCAGATAACATTCCAGTTTATAGCAACATTCACGACTCTGGTACCTTTGGTGGACTGCTCATCTGCACTTACAGAAAGAAATGACCTGACCCAGGTGGGACCTTTCAGAGACCTTTGAACTAGTGTGCCTCCAATATAGTTGCATTGCTTGACCAACGTAaacttttgctgtttttgtttcaggtGGAGAAGGAGTTGTGCTCAGCCTCAGCAGAGTTTGAGGATTTTGTTCTCCAGTTCATGGATAGGTAATTactttatataaacatatttttaccaTACGTCAGAGGTGCCATTTACTGATTGTGAATTTGCCCTGGCCTGGGCAATAGGGTTCATACTGAACTTAACTTCTGGTTGAGATGGCTTGGTGTTCTGCCTTGCTGTTTAGTAGTGGCGTGTCTGCTACACTACTCTGCAACTGTGTACTTGCATACATGTGCAGGTGTTTTGCGCTGATAGAAAACAGCACTTTGGAACAGACCCGggaggagatggagacagagaagacCCATGTGGAAAGCCTGATGGAGCTGGGCCTTTCCTCCACCTTCAGCACCATCCTCACTCAGTGCTCCATGAAGATATTTCTGgtcattcacatgcacacacacatagcaaagatttacatttatggcatttagagcaattgagggttaagggccttgctcaagggcccagcagtggcggggcttgaaccagcaaccttctgattacaagtcttAACCACTTGTGTAAATGCATACAGAACAACTGTGctcacactgatacacactcatacatacatacatacagaacaaccatgctaacacacacatacacaaacacactgcaaaaCACCCCAGTTTATTTTTACAGCTCACATATTAACATTTTCTGCCTAATATCAGGTGGCCTTGCAAAAGGTGTTCATCTTTGCCACCACTAATATCTTTGAGACTCGAGTGGCGGGGAGAATGGTGGCGGACATGTGCCGTGCAGCTGCTAAGGTATCCCACAAATCTCCCACTGGCATGTGGGATATATAAATGTGATCAGACATACATTCTTTAAGAgatgttttcagttttaatttcCAGGTTTATATTACTTGTAAGAGAAAGCATGAAACACTAAATATCTTTTTTTGGTCAGCTTTAAGCTTGTATTAGAGGTAAActatgtgacattttaaaaccttttagAGTGATCATAAAGCACGGTGTTCTCTCCTCAGTGTCACCCAGAAGAGTCTCTCAGGCTTTTTGTACCACACTGCTGCAATACTGTAATGCAGATCACAGCCAGTAAGTAAACTgcttgtgtgtggatgtgctgttgtttatatatgtgtgtatttatgtgtgtgtgtgtgtgtgtgtgtgtgtgtgtgtgtgtgtgtgtgtgtgtgtgtgtgtgtgcacacttatGTCCtctgtaaatctgtgtgtgttaccagaTGAGGAGGTGTTGAATGAAGAGGAGTTAGATAAGGAGCTGCTTTGGAACATGCAGCTGTTGTCTGAGGTCCGTTTGATGAGATTATCACGCTCAATTCACACACCCATCCTGCAGATTCACTCTCACACGCTCTTCACGCTCCCACCACCCAACTCTCGGCAGGTCATCCGCGTGGATGGGGATAAGCTCTTGCCCTACAGTAACCAGCTGGTGCACATCCTCCATCTGACTCTGCATCTGAAGTGCAAGCAGGGTTATGGCCTGGCCTGCGATCTGCTGCACAACACACTGCGCTCCATGGCCCTCATCTACCCCACCGAGTACTGCAGCATGCCTGGTGGCTTCCTGCAGACCAGCCACAAGCATCTTCCCATCAAGGTTGGATTTATACCAATACCCCAAGCAAAGAAGGCTAACACAGCTAACAGTGAAGCAGTACTGCTGGGGACCAGTTAGCATGCTCTCTAGGGGTGACACGATATGGGACAAGGATATTTGGTATCACGATACTTTCTCACTCGATATCATGAGACATTCTGACTATAAATGATGTATATCACAATATTTGACAATAACAGCTATACATTCAGAAAAGCTATCATGTTTTAAATTGCAATTTTGCATAGCAATATGTTATTACCCACACTCCTAATGCTCAAGCATGTATGATACCTGCTGTTTACTACCATTTTGATATGAGCCTTCTATGTAACAGGCATTGTTCGATAAAGTATTTCTTTAACCAACAGAAGTAGTTAAATAGAGAAGAATAATACCACAGAATCTGCCGTCTATCCACAATGACATGATCAGTTTGATGTAGATATATGAAGTCAACATTTCCAGTGTCATTATCAATACTGATTCCTCTTTTAGACATTTTAAATCTGGGAAGTTAATCTACTTTAAACTCCATACATTTGTATACATAGATCTGCACATGGgcaaaaaaatcatatttacatttatatgtacaGCATTTAGCATACACTGTGTTTTTTGTCTGCAAGGAAAGTACATTAAGCCAAGATTATCCTTCCTCTTGTGATTTCCTCATTGACCTCTGTCCTCTGCATGTAAAACTCACCCCCTTTGCAGGACTGGGGCCGGCCAGGGGACCTGTGGAACCTAGCCATCCAGTGGCACGTGCCgagtgaggaggagaaggcCTTCGTGTTCAGCACTCTAGACCAGCTGCTACAGCCCGAGCTGGAGCGCATGCAGAGGCATGTCCGTGCTGAGCAGGAGATGAGCAGGTCTCAGCTACCCCGAAACCCGCTTCCACTCACACTGTGCTCTATGATTTCACGTGCATGCTcttgttaaaataataaaataaaataagacatGGAGAGATATGACCAATAAAGTATTACAGGTTTACTGGTGAAACATTGTCATATTTATCTTATATGATTTTAATAGGGTTACATAGTTACATTATAATATGGTTATGATAATTCTAGTTGCAGAAGAATGCTTCATGATCAGAGCAGTAGGACTTGCTGTGGTTAACTGTCACTGAGCATTAACAGTGAATCTTGTGTTCAGGGATGATGTTCTGCGGAGTCTTTCCATTGTGCATCACTGCCTGCTGGGAGCTGGCAGCTTTCTGCCTCCTCTACATGGAGAAGTAGTGCCAGATCTGTGAGTCTGTCTTTCCCATAACCACACATTCACCATTCACCATCAGAACCTTGGACACTGGTTTCATTAAGGATGAACTTGaagctgtgttttatttttgttttttgtacgTTAGAGTTCACAGTATGGTACAACTTTATGAGACAAATCTGTATACTGGTGTGGACTATGGTAAGAATAACTACATGATAACTCTTAACTTTTTAGAAATCAGCTTTCATACTTtattgactctctctctctctctctctctttctctctctctctttctcactctgtatGTTTCTTTTCCAGATTTGTCCAAACAGAACTACAGGGAGGCCATCTGTACAGTGATAAGACAGCTGCTACGTAAGTCACAACAGTGTTGTGGCAAAAAATCTCACTGTCACCTTTGCATAATACAATATCATTTGTGTAAAAAGCTATAGGCAATGCCTCAAGACCACATTTCTGTAAAGTGTTCATTTCacatgtaaaatgtttccaATAATACTTTAAACAGATCACGTCCTCGATCACTCTGAGGACAATATCAAATCACTATTTTCCATCATCAAGGTAAGGTCCAGTTTGGGAAAACTgttacataatatacatatatattacatagaATTTTTGTGAAAGATCTAATTTAAAAGTGTAATATCTTTGGTTTTTCACTGAAGCTTTCTGTGTGTAAAGAAACTATACAGCAACTTAATGGTTATATGTTTGGAAGGTACAAGAAATGCTCTTTCTCTAACTACACAAGAATAGGATGATATTATTGAATAGTATGGTATTCATTACTGAAGGTCCCTTTTCCCTGCAGATCATAAATGACCTCTTGCACTTCAGAGGTTCACAAAAGCATGAGTTTGATTCACGGTGGAAGAGCTTCAGTCTGGTCAAGAAATCCATGGAGAACAAGGTGAGATTGCAATAGATCAAAGGACAGTCAAAGTCATACTATTATGTCAGAGTGGATATCATGTCAGAGTGAAGAAGtgcttcttttcttctcctgtAGCTGTATGGCAGCAAACAGCACATTCGAGCACTGCTCATCGAGAGAGTCATGCTACAACACGAGGTGAGGATTTGTGAGTATAGCTAGCCATAAAACCTTCTCCCTAGAACTGTATAGGTGATTCTGtaatttatgtttgtgtgtgtgtcagctaaGGAATTTGACAGTAGAGGGCTGTGAATACCACAATGTACACCAGGATCTCATAAAAGACTTGCTCCTACTGTCTACCAGCACTTACAGTCAGGTATCAATTAAttcacccatgcacacacattctctctccatctctcacacacacacacacacacacacttctgtattACTTTACTAAATGATTGTAGCTAACTTCTGATTTGCTTAAACCTAAACCTAATTCAACCCTACCTTaagagcaaggcccttaaccctcaattgctcaagttgtgttcagtaatAACTAtaagtcgttttggataaaagtgccagctaaattccgtaaatgtaaatttcagcAGCTACATGCCCCTTTTGATTCTTTTAGTTTTGCCTTTTGTGGATTTTTTGTCCCACATAAAACCAGCAAAATGTCCGTGgaacatcaaatgttttgtaatgttttctaGTCAGCATGGGGAGATCTGGTCACCCCATAGAGTAAAACCGTACATACACGTTTAGATAGCACTGCCTTCTGTGCTGAGATTCCTGTCTGCTCTCAGGTGAGGAGTAAAGCTCAGAGTGTGCTCTTCAGCGCTTTGGGAGTCTATACTTTCTGCTGCCGAGACATTTTGCCCCGAGTGCTGGAGTTCCTGGACACCAGTCGCACTGACATCACACCGCATCAGTTCAAGGTGCCCCTCGCAAAGCGGCCACTGTTTATAGAACTGCAGATGTGTCTAACCTGCCCTGTATAGCATGGGCACTGCGTGGTCCAGCACGTTGGTGTTGGTTCCTTACACTCCATCCATCCGGCTCTTCTTCAACTGCTTCTTCAAAAGTCTCCACTCTGCTCCCTCCCCAGGGTGCCTTGTactgcatgctgggtaatcATGTCGGCCTGTGTCTGGCCAACCTTCAGTACTGGGAGTGCATAGGCCAGACGTGGCCTGCCATCGTGCGTTCCTGCCTCAGCCCTGCCATGTCCCTGGAGAAGCCGTCGGTTGGGCGACTCTTTGATGAACTTGCTGATAAGGTCCACCGCCAGTACGAGACCATTGGCTTCGACTTCTCTGTGAGTCTGCTGGGAGCAGGGTGGGGCTTTTGCCTTTACCTATACTGTTCCCCTTCACATTCTAGATAAACAGGTTTAGAATATTGAaggtgtatacatatatacctacatacatacatacatacatacatacatacatatatattgtcaGTATTAGCTTAGTATTTGCTTAGTATATTTGCTAGTCTATATAAGTCATGAACTAAATAGCACTAGTTGATCAATAGATATAGCtttctgcatttatttgtgtttttgatggCATTAAAACTTGTGTGCTTTATTGGTTAGATCCCTCAGAGCTGTCTGGACGTGGCCATGAAGATTCTAAACTCAGCTAAGCCAGAGCCGAGTGTGGGTGTGGCCAACGAGGAGGAGGAGTTAGAGGGCATCCGGAGACAacaggagaagaacagagactCAGTGCAGTGggcatgcgtgcacgcacaaacacacacacacacacacacatgacgaAAGCACACAGAATATCACACCATGCTTTCTCATGGCAAATGGCAATGCGTGCTGAGCCACTGTGGCTGCTGTCACAAGGAACATTATAAACCTCTTATCATCACTTAAAGTACAACCCCAAACAACTATAGGAGTGTGCAGCATAATGGTCTGACAGCATGATTAAATCTACCTCTCATCGTGATTCACCTCCACATGTAACACCATGATCTATTAGACTACTCAAAGCTTTGTAAGCATGACACCATACGAGATGGGCTCCCAGAATCAATAAGAAATAACTGATGCCATTACATACTACTTGGCTAAAGATACTTGGCTGTTGCAACAGTTAGCaaagattaaatattaaatgcaatTTGTAAATAAGATTGATAAACAATATTTCTGTCATGTTGCCAGAGATCAGTGCTGCAAAAGAGCTCAAGAAACTGGAATTCTTTGGCTGTTGTAGATCTTTTTGGTTAGTTATGTTGGTTCTGTGATGATGAGCTGTTGTgacagcccgagtgccgcagggtgcgaAGCAGGACACGCAGACGCCCTTGACAAAGATAGACGTTTATTGATAGATGCATACAACAGTGGCACTCCCATATGACATAAACATCGAACACGAACACAGGAATTCACTATGtgaacagagacacaaacaaagGCAACATGATGCACACACCgacaggtttaaatacataaacacagaagaacactaactaggtgcaggtgtgatTACAATCAAAgaagaaactcccactgcacgtggcgggctgTACCATATGACAGTGAGAGGGGAGTGTTCTGTGACAGCTGTATAGTAAAGCATGTACTAAAGCCAaaaaagggttttgttttgttttgttttttctaaattTTCTAATTATTTGCTAATATATTAGTTTTATAGGTTGCTCAGGGAGTACAGCCTTACATTTTACAACATGTTCGCAATATAATCAATCgcacaattatttaatttaaatagatGATATCTATTTTTGATTAAACCTGAAAAATAGTTGAAATTATTCTGGTTTCATAACCATCCATTCAATTTCCAGGTTCTAAATGTGCTGCTGTTCAGATATGCGCTGGAATTGCCTATTCTAATCATATTTTATGATCTTTCACATGGATACTGGGATGTCCAACAACATTATCGCACATTGCTCAGTTTTTGCAGTCTTCTTTTTTCagccaaataaaatgtttctcttttttcaccTCCTCAGGAGATATGAGAAGTTAGTTGAGGATCTTTTGGACTGCATTAGTGACCGAAATATGTATGTTATTTCATACATATCATACATAAAGATgtggataagtgtgtgtgtaaatgtgtctcACATGCTCTTTTCACACAATGCCCACTTTTAGACCTTGGAAGTTTGAGCACATTGCTATTGGCTTCCTTTCCCTTATGCTTAGAGATGACCACATAGTCCCTACTCGGGCAGTCCGCTTTTTTGTAAAGAGCCTCAACCACGACTCCATCTTGGTCCGCAAGGTTTGTGCACGTGTGATGTATTTTATGCATGCAATATATAGTTTTGTACAGTtttcaaacaaatacatatatgcTGACTCCATGTATATAGAGTCAGATCTACCAACACCCAAGAGAATGGCATTTAGAGTTGAATGACAGACACCCTTTAACTTTGTCTCACAACAATCTTCTATACATTGCAGGTTGCAATATCAGCTCTAGGTGGCATCTTAAAACAATTAAAGAGACCACATGAAAAGGTGCTGGTTAATCCATATGATATCTCAGAGCTCAAAGCCTCTCTTGAATCATGTGAGTATAAATGTCACTATATATAACTGTATGAAACTCAATAATTTCAGAAAATCCTGTGTGAAATATTATTTCTTTGGTAATCAAGTTCTGTCAAGTGGCATAGcctttcatttctcattttcagtGCAATGACCATGTGAATTACAAAGGGCACCCAGGGAATGAAGCAGAAATGTCTCCCACACCGTCCActttttctggtgtgtgtgtgtgtgtgttaggctgtTATACACAGGCTGATCCATTGGTGTCAGGAGACAGACCAGAAAACCAGTGGCTCCGGTATGACAGCACCAGACTCCCACGCTCCCAGCAGGACTGGGACAAGTGCTGCTTCATAGAGAAGACGCACTGGGGTTACTCCACCTGGCCTcggtaacaccacacacatgaacacaaacatatatacacacatacataccaccTTCATGCCACACATGCCCAGAGGAGAAAAAATGTAATCCTACTGCCAGGGGATGAGGTGAACCAGCTAACACTAGCATTGGTTCCACACTGTTGGGTCGAATTATCCTTTTAACTGAATTGTTGTGACTTTCCACAATCCTTGCCTGCTGTATTAATCTAAAACAGATGTAAGCAGACTaagaaacaaaaattatttgaCATCAGTTCTTTTACAAGGATTTATCTCTCCCTTCTCTGTAGAAAACTCATGCTGTATGCTCCTCCTGAAGAGCAGCCCAAACAAGGCAAAACAAGAGAGGAGATGACAggggtatcacacacacatacacacacacccgcatatatacacacaaaaacacacaaataaagaacAACTTTGTTATTAAGCACATTAAATGCTCaaattaatatgaatgtttaaattgtgtgtgtgtttgtttgtgtgtgtggttcagagGGAG is a window from the Electrophorus electricus isolate fEleEle1 chromosome 9, fEleEle1.pri, whole genome shotgun sequence genome containing:
- the psme4a gene encoding proteasome activator complex subunit 4A isoform X1: MTKEASEALGFVPQKDIVYNKLLPYAEKLDAESNEILAQIKGNLGRAVQIRELWPGVLFWTRKLSTYIRLYGRKFSKEDHVLFIKLLFELVTLPKLEITIMQGFARLLISLLKKKELLSRDDLELPWRPLYELQDRILYSKTEHLGLNWFPSSLRPHSSSKHIIIKIAQRCSMEGVLKALVKNCRPYFPESATQEMLDEWRPLLCPFDATMQRAIGYFELFLPTTLPPHLHLKGFRLWFDDLISLWVSVQNLPGWEMHLVSLFARLANDNIGYIDWDPYIPKIFTRILRSLNLPVGSNQTLVSRYQTNAYDITYVVTWVTALLGGPSKKAQTQLTGLFNSITSFYHPSNHGRWLMKLMKLLQRLPACVVRRLHRERYRKATWLEPVPESHRLSEQDITEFVASMKQPVILAMFSKTGSLDAAQALQNLALLRPELVIPPVLERTYPALETLTEPHQLTATLSCMIAVARSLVAEGQRFPEGPTHMLPLLMRALPGVDPNDFSKCMITFQFIATFTTLVPLVDCSSALTERNDLTQVEKELCSASAEFEDFVLQFMDRCFALIENSTLEQTREEMETEKTHVESLMELGLSSTFSTILTQCSMKIFLVALQKVFIFATTNIFETRVAGRMVADMCRAAAKCHPEESLRLFVPHCCNTVMQITANEEVLNEEELDKELLWNMQLLSEVIRVDGDKLLPYSNQLVHILHLTLHLKCKQGYGLACDLLHNTLRSMALIYPTEYCSMPGGFLQTSHKHLPIKDWGRPGDLWNLAIQWHVPSEEEKAFVFSTLDQLLQPELERMQRHVRAEQEMSRDDVLRSLSIVHHCLLGAGSFLPPLHGEVVPDLVHSMVQLYETNLYTGVDYDLSKQNYREAICTVIRQLLHHVLDHSEDNIKSLFSIIKIINDLLHFRGSQKHEFDSRWKSFSLVKKSMENKLYGSKQHIRALLIERVMLQHELRNLTVEGCEYHNVHQDLIKDLLLLSTSTYSQVRSKAQSVLFSALGVYTFCCRDILPRVLEFLDTSRTDITPHQFKGALYCMLGNHVGLCLANLQYWECIGQTWPAIVRSCLSPAMSLEKPSVGRLFDELADKVHRQYETIGFDFSIPQSCLDVAMKILNSAKPEPSVGVANEEEELEGIRRQQEKNRDSVQRYEKLVEDLLDCISDRNIPWKFEHIAIGFLSLMLRDDHIVPTRAVRFFVKSLNHDSILVRKVAISALGGILKQLKRPHEKVLVNPYDISELKASLESCCYTQADPLVSGDRPENQWLRYDSTRLPRSQQDWDKCCFIEKTHWGYSTWPRKLMLYAPPEEQPKQGKTREEMTGREQIIYDHFTDPIFINQLLQYLSLEERKGKDKFSSCRFYLFKGLFRNFGDALLPGLKAHMERLVADTHESRQRCVAEIISGLIRGSKHWSYSKVETLWAWLCPLLRTALFNITIETYADWGTCIAMACESRDPRKLHWLFEMLMESPVNGEGGSFVDACHLYVLQGGLAQQEWRVPELLHRLLQYLEPKLTQVYKNVRERIGSVLTYIFIIDTKLPRTQPTTSPRVADFTARMLARLRPLREAEGEIQNHVLDGCTEEQDERTQAIKLLKTVLKWLMTSAGRSFSSALSEQLQLLPLLFKIAPVENDDSYDEMKRDAKTCLSLMAQGLLCPDQIPQVLSTLREISKSSSWHGRFTVLTYLQIMVFYNLFLFLSDTKAIRDIRELVLELLEDEQLEVREMAATTLSGFLQCNFLSMDKHMQAHFEALSKIRLPTRRKRELDSVVDTIPSADLVRRHAGVLGLSACVLSSPYDVPTWMPQILIELSAHLNDSQPIEMTVKKTLSDFRRTHHDNWQQHKQQFTDDQLLVLTDLLVSPCYYA
- the psme4a gene encoding proteasome activator complex subunit 4A isoform X2, which codes for MTKEASEALGFVPQKDIVYNKLLPYAEKLDAESNEILAQIKGNLGRAVQIRELWPGVLFWTRKLSTYIRLYGRKFSKEDHVLFIKLLFELVTLPKLEITIMQGFARLLISLLKKKELLSRDDLELPWRPLYELQDRILYSKTEHLGLNWFPSSLRPHSSSKHIIIKIAQRCSMEGVLKALVKNCRPYFPESATQEMLDEWRPLLCPFDATMQRAIGYFELFLPTTLPPHLHLKGFRLWFDDLISLWVSVQNLPGWEMHLVSLFARLANDNIGYIDWDPYIPKIFTRILRSLNLPVGSNQTLVSRYQTNAYDITYVVTWVTALLGGPSKKAQTQLTGLFNSITSFYHPSNHGRWLMKLMKLLQRLPACVVRRLHRERYRKATWLEPVPESHRLSEQDITEFVASMKQPVILAMFSKTGSLDAAQALQNLALLRPELVIPPVLERTYPALETLTEPHQLTATLSCMIAVARSLVAEGQRFPEGPTHMLPLLMRALPGVDPNDFSKCMITFQFIATFTTLVPLVDCSSALTERNDLTQVEKELCSASAEFEDFVLQFMDRCFALIENSTLEQTREEMETEKTHVESLMELGLSSTFSTILTQCSMKIFLVALQKVFIFATTNIFETRVAGRMVADMCRAAAKCHPEESLRLFVPHCCNTVMQITANEEVLNEEELDKELLWNMQLLSEVIRVDGDKLLPYSNQLVHILHLTLHLKCKQGYGLACDLLHNTLRSMALIYPTEYCSMPGGFLQTSHKHLPIKDWGRPGDLWNLAIQWHVPSEEEKAFVFSTLDQLLQPELERMQRHVRAEQEMSRDDVLRSLSIVHHCLLGAGSFLPPLHGEVVPDLVHSMVQLYETNLYTGVDYDLSKQNYREAICTVIRQLLHHVLDHSEDNIKSLFSIIKIINDLLHFRGSQKHEFDSRWKSFSLVKKSMENKLYGSKQHIRALLIERVMLQHELRNLTVEGCEYHNVHQDLIKDLLLLSTSTYSQVRSKAQSVLFSALGVYTFCCRDILPRVLEFLDTSRTDITPHQFKGALYCMLGNHVGLCLANLQYWECIGQTWPAIVRSCLSPAMSLEKPSVGRLFDELADKVHRQYETIGFDFSIPQSCLDVAMKILNSAKPEPSVGVANEEEELEGIRRQQEKNRDSVQRYEKLVEDLLDCISDRNIDDHIVPTRAVRFFVKSLNHDSILVRKVAISALGGILKQLKRPHEKVLVNPYDISELKASLESCCYTQADPLVSGDRPENQWLRYDSTRLPRSQQDWDKCCFIEKTHWGYSTWPRKLMLYAPPEEQPKQGKTREEMTGREQIIYDHFTDPIFINQLLQYLSLEERKGKDKFSSCRFYLFKGLFRNFGDALLPGLKAHMERLVADTHESRQRCVAEIISGLIRGSKHWSYSKVETLWAWLCPLLRTALFNITIETYADWGTCIAMACESRDPRKLHWLFEMLMESPVNGEGGSFVDACHLYVLQGGLAQQEWRVPELLHRLLQYLEPKLTQVYKNVRERIGSVLTYIFIIDTKLPRTQPTTSPRVADFTARMLARLRPLREAEGEIQNHVLDGCTEEQDERTQAIKLLKTVLKWLMTSAGRSFSSALSEQLQLLPLLFKIAPVENDDSYDEMKRDAKTCLSLMAQGLLCPDQIPQVLSTLREISKSSSWHGRFTVLTYLQIMVFYNLFLFLSDTKAIRDIRELVLELLEDEQLEVREMAATTLSGFLQCNFLSMDKHMQAHFEALSKIRLPTRRKRELDSVVDTIPSADLVRRHAGVLGLSACVLSSPYDVPTWMPQILIELSAHLNDSQPIEMTVKKTLSDFRRTHHDNWQQHKQQFTDDQLLVLTDLLVSPCYYA